Part of the Girardinichthys multiradiatus isolate DD_20200921_A chromosome 14, DD_fGirMul_XY1, whole genome shotgun sequence genome is shown below.
CAAGCTCTTGCAGTAGTTCTTCTGTGAACTCCCCATCCCATGCTGGAGCCTCTGTCACAGCTTCCTCTCCAGCTTCATCTTCTCCCACCTCATCAAGAGTCACCAGATCCTGGGTGTCTACTTCCACCTTTTCCAAATCTTCCTGAAACTTTTTCTCTATTTGGCTTGTTGATTTCCCACTCCCTCCTCTGCTGTTGCTGCTTTGACTCCTTCGCTCCCTAGATTCTCTTTCCCTGGACTTTTTCTCCGCTCTgtcgttttcttttttcttagcAGCAGCTTGCCTTTTCTTCAGTTCTTTTTCTTCAGCGGCATCATCGGGATAATCTTCCTCCTCTTCGCTCACTTGATCAAGGTTCacaagaacatttttgttttctttagtgTCATTTCTCTTCCGTGACTTTAGGATCTTCTCTGATGCACCAAGGAAACTATCTGGCTCATTTAAAGAAGACTTGTCTTCTCTCCTAACATCTTTTTTGGATGTACACCCCTTCTTTTCAGTGTCAGATCCTAGAGCAGATGGATCCTCTTTAAGCTCCAATGGTTTATCAGCTAAACGAAACAAAGTCTCCGCCTCCCCAGCAGTTTGTTCTGATGGTTCTGCAGTTGAGGGACCGGATAGTATTTGGTCAGTATTTGCTACCGTATCACCCATTGTCTCAGTCTCCTTCTGCATGGATGTTTCTGTCATCATCTCTTCTTGAAACTGATCTTCTTCCAGTGAATCTACAATCTGATAAATCGGCGATTCTTCCTCCTCATTTAACGGTGACCTTACTATTTCCTTAGTTATGTCATCGTCTGCAGAAATTGTCAACTTTCCTGCACTTTCAGAAAGGTCTATTGGAGCTAGATTATCATCCACCTCTTCCTCCACCGAGTCAAGAATCTGATATGTTGCTTCGTCTTCAACAACCTCACTGGTTGAGTCAACCTTCTTCAcatctgctgtttgttttttactgtcTTTCCTTGGTCTTCCTCTCCTTGGGGTTTGAGTTGTTGGCTGTACAATCTCTTCCTCAACAGCATCCAATACTTCATAAGTAGTCTCCtcttcacccatgtgccttgaGTCACTCTTCTTTGTTGGTGTACTTTCCTTAAGAGGAACActaacatctggttttagagttttatctctgtccTTTTCCTGGGAATCTCTGGCTGGTGTGCACCTTCTTCTTGTGGAGGTCTTGTCTTCCCTTGTTTTGCTAGTTTCTTCAACCTTCTTGTCTTTTCTTCCTCTAGTAGATCTGGTCACCACTGGTTTGTCACTGGGACTCTCCTCTTCCACAGAGTCTAAAACTGTgaacatttcttcttctttgtcagATTTTTTAGGTTCTTTTACAGGAGCTGATGTCTTCTCATCTTTTTTGTTCCCTCTGGCGCTCCGTTTCCTACCAGAAGTTCTTGTGGTTGAGGTCTCTTGAACAGAATCATCCTCAATGGAGTCCACCACTTCATAGATCATCTCCTCGAAATCCTCGTGGCTCTTTTCCTCATCTTCTTtcttcatctcctttgtttcctCGTGTTTTTCGATGGTCCTCTCTTGCTTctttgatgatttttctttatcttgacCTTTAGATGTTCTGCTCCTTAGGCGACAATGTGTGGTTGGTCTATCATCTCCAGAGGTTGTTGCATCTCCTTTCTTTCGGTCTTTCTTCTCAGTTTCGGGTTCTGCCTCAGTTGTTGTTGGCTGATCTTCCAGTGAATCTATAACTTGGTAAACCTCTTCCTCTGTGGGTTCATCGTCTGCTTTAGGCAGCAGGTCAGTAGGACCTACATGTTTCTGGACTTTTAAAGTGTCTTCGCCGTCATTGTTTTCAAGAAGCTGGTCTACTTCACTAGAAATCTGACCAACCTCTTTGGAGGTTTCACAGATTTTCTCTGATAAGAGGATCTCTTCCTTTTGTTTTACATCTGCTGCAACACCACTGCTACTTTGAATCTGGTCGGTATCTTGACTTGTAACTTGATTTTTATCAGGTGTACCTCTGACTGACGATCCTTCAGAACTGTGGGTCCCTTTAGTCTCATCCTTTTCAGAAACCTGCATCCTTGTGGGACCTTCATCTCCATCATCAGCTGTAGCAGCCTGGTCTTCAAGTGCACTGTCCTGCAGCTTTGTAGACTCATCCATTTCCATTTCATGGCATTCATCTGAACAGGCCGCGTCATTTTCAGGACTTGCTACAACCTGAAGCCCTCTTTGATGAATGATCTGGTCCTGAGCAGGTTCAGGTATTTGGGTTTCAGTTCTTCTGCCTTGGTCTTCCTCCTTATGTTCCTTATGCTCCTGTTCATCAGTTTTTTCATTGAGGGAATCAAGGATTTGTATATTCTCTTTGTTACCCCTCTCCTTCTCTGTGGTTTTGGCATCAGTGTCGTTTTTCATTTCctttgctttgcttttcttCATGTCTTTGATGGATTGTTCTTTTAAATCCGTCTTCAGATTCTGGATCTGTAAGGTCTGTCCCTCTGCAGGCTGGTTCTTCtctggtgtttttattttcaactcTGACTCAACAGTATTTGCAGCACAGCTCTCTGCTGAGCCCTTGTGGTCAGACATTGCAGGTGCCAACTCTGTAGGTTTTACATCCTTTTTATGAGCCTGCTGAGTTGCTACAGATGACTTGATGGCTGCTGCTGATGAACGGGTACTTCGAACTGAGGATGAGGGTTCTGATGATGTTATAGGAGGCTTTCTCTTGTTTGACTGATCTTTCTGATCAGAGGAAGCTCGAGCTTCTACAGACTTAGAAGAGGTGGAAGTAGACGTATGGCCACTGGCAGATGTGGTTTTGGTTTCAAAATTGTTGGGTTCAGAGGAGTGTTTCTGCTTATTTGCCGACACAGACGTGGAACTTAAAGATGCACTGCCTTTTGCAGATTTGGATGAGGCTAAGCTCTTGCAGTCTTTTGAAGACCTTGTTGAGGTATTTCTGGCAGCAGAGGACACATCGGCGCCCTGCCTTTCCGTTTTATCTCTGGTATTTGGCTCTAATGAAGAGGAGGTATCTTCTACAGCCGTGTCATCCATTTCTTCACTAATCTCATCAACAGTCACAAAATCTCCAAAGTTGAAGTCAAGCTCATCAAAACGACCTAAATAATTATCCTCATCTTTGCTGTCATCCTGGGTAGAGAAGAAACAATGGCAGTTATTATAATTCATTTGATTCACAATCAAAGAAATTGTCCTAAATgtgaacgtttttttttttagtaaagaCGTCATCAAAATATTACGGAGAATACAAGGAAAATctaaccaaaaaaacaaagaggtaGACTCAATATTAGAAAAGTAAAATGATAATTCACCTTTGCGAGTGGTGTGCTTTCTTTCTTCACACCTGCAGAGGTTGGTTTACTTATGGTGGCACTCTAAGatcaaattaaaagaaaaatcagctttaagagttttaaatcacatttagaGGACTGTGAAGTTCAGCAGCAACAGAACCTGATAAGCTGTTGGGTTTACAAAGAAATGGCAGCTTTACAGCcaagaacagaacaaaaagtgtttatttaacTGACTCAGTTTTATACACTGGGTTTAAGTCCAAATTCTGATGATTTTAAGTCAATATTTATCGTTTAAGTATTAGTTTCCTACAGGATTGGTGTATTAGCAATACTTTCCAGTCAAAGTAAAAATCTGGAGGCAGTTTATAGACAGCCTCACCTCTTCCTCTTCAGGTattttctttcctccttttctacGTCTGTGCTCACGAAGCGCTGTTGTGATTGCCTTGAAAATGTCTTCATCGATGTGAGGAAGTTCAGCAGCATTTCCCTCACATTTGGTGGTGGAGGTGGACGGAGCAGGCGTGGGTTGTTTTTCTGCAGTACTGACTGGAGCTCTTGGTGACCGCTTTTTTTCCGCATTCTCACTGGACTTACGAGAATCATCCGAGAACGCAACAATCTCCGTATCGTTTTTTTCGGCCGTCTTATCGGAAACGGTTGATCCTGCTTTGACAGAATCTGACGAGATGGGTTCTGCCGAGACTGCTGGAGACGGGGTTTGGGGTGTAGATTCTGAACGTTCTGTAGGAAGCTGTGAACAGAACAGCAAGTTAATTTTAAAACGTAGAAAGGTACAAAAGGATGAACCAAATCCTTAAATTAACTAAATCAGTCTTCACTTCATTATGGGGAAACAGTCAAGATCGGCTTTACATCATACTAAAATGtgtccattttatttaaattgctaAGCCAGTGGTgtttgaagaaaacaaattagtAAAATAGATTTTCTAAATATCTGCAGGCAAAAATAGAAAAGGAAAATCAAACAAGTGCAAAGACTCAatgattgtatttttttatttattgcaggCTTATTGGTTTCAACACCAACTATTTGAATTAAAGGTTCTCACAAAACCACAATACAGTTTTCGACTGCAACACTTTCAGCTGCAGTTTAGTGTTGGTGTTTTTATTGACATATTTTACGGGTATAACCACCTGCTCAAGGACTACTGGTAAAAGGTAGCAAATTAGCTATAACCTGCTGCAATTCATCCCTTCATGTATTTTACAAAGTTTATGTTTGTATTGTGCATTGTCTCTAACTAAAGAAACATCCATATTCTAATAAGAGTTAACAATCAGCTTTAATATAGTTAGTGTTGACATTACTGGTAATAAAAGGTAAGACTTTAAAAATCTGTGAAGCATCTAAGCGtttaaactaaatttaataaatggAGGACCTCGTGACAACCTTAAAGTAATTTAACCTGCATCCACCACTAAAGATCAGCCTTCCTCCcaccccaaaataaaaacagaaatcaggTTTCGACTAAGGTCAAATGCACTTAACATTTTAGAAATTCGTTTCCAGATGTAttgtataatataatataattaatatagtattatataatataatattaacAGTCCAAACGTACCATTGGGGTCGTGACAGTTTCCATCTGAGCGCTCTCTGTAAGAcaagttggtttttttttagggAGAAATGAAACGAAGGCCACATGAAATTATTGAAATGAAGTTATTTCATAGACTTCTTacttatttcttcttcttgctcCTGCTTTTCCATCTTCGCCCAGACGGTTGTGGAGGAAACATCAGCGGCTGCTCCTGCTCCAGCTGTGGGCTTTGTTTCAGCAGGTGTGGGTCCCTCAGGCTTCACAGCTAAAATGGCTGGTGTTAGAAaatgttcagaggaaaatgaaatgatctcaaacaaacaaatattggggatatttttaatattgttttaatgcCGATCTCTAAAAATCAATGAGAAAGGCTAGAGAGAGATGTTGAAAATGTTGACCATAAGACCCTGGGCATTTGAACATAAAACCAACTGTTTTGTATCTACTAAACGGTCTCAAACAAACCTTCCAGCTTTGTCTCTGTCCTCCTTGGAGACTCCTGATGCTCAGTTTTTGTCTTCAACTTGTCTCCAGGGGACTCCGATTCTTGGATAGGTTGGACCTGAGATGAGTCTTTCACAGAGGTTTGTGGCGTCTGAGGTGGATCAGTAAAAGTTTTAGGTGGGGTTTTACCTCCAGCTGCTGGATGACTCACGGTTGGTTTTGAAGCTTCTACAACTTGGTCTTTGGACTCAGCAGAACTCACAACTTCCATGGGCTCTGTTGGTCCAGGCTTTCCAGGTTCAACATCTTCAACTTTGATTCTTACCGTATCTGCTTTGACAAATTCCTCTACTTGCTTCTTTTCAGAGGTTTCTTCTGTGTAGACAGTTTTGGTCGTGTTCTCTGGCACCAGGCTGGACTCTTCACCTTCTGCTTCAGCAGCAACAGGctggttttctgaagtcgtaGGTTTGTCTGGTTGGGTTTCAGCTTTGTCCGTGTTTGAGGATGTTTCTGCTTCAGGAGCCAGGTCCTTTACCTTAGCTGCCCTGCTAGGTGCATCTgcaggttttgtgtttgttatttTGCCCTTGGAATCACCAGCATCAGGCATTTTTACCGGACTTGGGGatttttggaccactgaacccTCCTCGTTAACTTCAACCGATTTCACTGCACTTTTTCCACCTGTGCTGGATTTTTCTGCAGCTACGTGTTGTGTGGAGACATTTTTGGCTTTTGAGATGTTTTTAGCTCCAAGTTTTCCAGCGGGGGTGGATTTTGTAGTCTGGGGTTTTGCAGAATTTCTGGGAAGGAAACagtgaaatgggataaaataagaggagaaaaatataaatcaaaGGAAAGAGGTTTTAgggtttttctatttttaggcTAATTTAAAACATAACCAGTCAAATTTCGTGTCACGTTGTCGAACCCGTTTATGTATGAAGAAAACTATGGCATCAAATTTAGAGAAAAGCAACAGCAACCTTTCTTGTAACGACAACATTTATGACAGATGTTTGGATTAAATACAGTCACTGACAACTTAGCAAGCTACACATTGCCAGAAGCAGGTCCGACCCGGTTTTCCCTATACAATTGCTTTAATTCTTCATGGAATAGACTCAACAAATTAGTTGGAAACCTTCCTCATACATTTGTGGGCCGTACtgacatgacagcatcacacagttgGTGCAGATTTGCCAAGTGGAAATCAGTAATATGAAtttcctgttccaccacatcccaaaggtgcactgttctggtgactgtggaaacAACCTGAGATGATTTGGGCATcatgacatggtgcattatcctgcagGACGTAGCCATCAGaggatgggtacactgtggtcagaAAGGGATCGACATATTCAGCAACTACACGTTGCAGGCTGTGGCATTTAGACTATGCACTATTTGTACTAAAGTGTCAGAAGTGTACCAAGAGAATTTATCCCGTTCCATTAAACCACCAGAAGCaaagaaattttaattttaaaattaggtACTAGTCCCATAGTATCTGTAGAAGCCGATGAGACTATAGGCTCCCACAGAGTCGGGCGCAGAGTCTGCGGACGTCTGAGGTTTAATAGTCAAGTGTATCAACTGATTTACAACTAGTTTTCCAGACTTCTATCGAACTAAACGTGAAGCCTCCTTGGTGTCATATCAAACCATTTCATCTGAAGACTTCTTCACGCCGAGCGGTTTTATTGTGCGACACCCGAGTACGCGGTTGTAAAAATTGTGCTTTGCGCGGACGTGTCCGGAGGAAGTCTGCTTCAAGTCCACTTGAGTAAATGTGGAACGCCCAATTATGTGGGAgccttaatatttttaaatatcttagctaattttatgctgtttttaatgttggaactaaaacaaaccttttaagTTATCTATACTGATCAACAAACCAACCTATAAACTACACTAGCCTTCAAACTTTAATATAGTTTAACCTGAGTATTACTGAGGAGGCAAAACTTACTGCTGTGAAGCGGATTTCTGCTCCTTTGGCGATTGAGGCTTCTTGGCAGCAGTGctctgtaaataaatcacatataTTCTGAATCAATGCAGTTACTGAGTGTGTGAAATCAGTGGGGTTAAAGAGAAAGTCAATTACCATTTTCTTGTCAACATAGACAGTCAATCCCTTCACTTGGAAGCTTCGTACGCTCTTCAGTTTCTCTGCGTCTTCCTCTTTCTCAAAATGCACGACTGCCTGCATGAACAAACGATACAGATGGATAAGTCAAGATCATGGCAACCTGACTTAATACATTGATCTACTTTTGGGATGGATCAACACATCCAATGTTATCTCGCCAGAAAGTATGAACATATACTTCACATGAATGAGATGAATACTACATACGTTTAGTGTGGATCTGAATAAAGCCACGTCTCTGACTCGCCCGAATTTCTCCATGGCATCAAACACATCAACGCGGGAAAGAGAAGTATAAACGCTAGAGAGCCGCACTTTGTCAGGAGGTAAGGATTCAGCAGACTGAAGAAAcggaaagaaagaaatgaaaagacaaaacatatgAAGAGTCAAAgatgtttgtaaaacatgttttaagcaTAGAGAACTGTCTGGTTTTTCCTTGGTTACATCTGCtggtttgttttaaaagaaggtagaaataaactgtttaacagaaaaaaattcaaGCCGCCATATCAGCTTGTCAGATGAAACCCACCACAGGATTTGGTGAAGGACTTGTCCCGCTCTTTGGACAGCTGGTCTTGGCTTTAGTTGGTTTAGTAGAAGATGTcttcttttctgtgtttgaaGAGGAGGATGACTTCATCTTAGCCAGCTCAGCCAGTAATGCAGGAGCCAGAGTTTTAACCATGGCCTCCAGGTCAGACTGTTTGGACAGAGACTGAACAGCTAGAAAAACAATGAGATTTTGTAATTTACAACTGTGAATTTACTCGTTTATTAAAAGGTTGAAGGGTGGACATTCTTCAAACCTGTTGTTTCCAGTAGTCTCTTAGCCAGTCTGTCGGCACTTCTGGACCTCTTACACTGAGGTACTGATCTCTCTGCGGGAGACCGCCTTTCATGGCTTCTCCTCGGTGAGCGTTTCTCGTCACTTCTTCTTGGAGATGATCGATGCTCATAACTTCTCCTTGGTGAGGACCTTTTGGCTTCTCTCTTCCTGGGAGGGGATCGTCTCTCGTAACTCCTTGAACGCGAGCGGTGCCGAGACGAGGTGGGGCGATCGTAGGAACGAGAGCGAGACCTAAAGGAAATAATCATCCTCAATAACAGATTTGAAACTTTCACGGCATTTCTCAAAgaaattgtgtttgttttttgaagagACCTGCGAGAGTGCCTGTAGGTGAGCGGCGATCGGCTATTTCGTCTCTCTCTTTGACCTTCGGAGGCATGATGGCGTTGTGGACTACGTGATCGAGAGCGGCTtgattgtttttcctttctatCCTCTGGCCCACGTTGGTGGTGAGGGCTGAGCGAATGAGAACGGGTTTCACGTATGGACTTCTGGTGACGGTTCTGCAGATTCTGGCCAACAGTTGTGAGCGAGGGTTGGGTACCTTTACCCGCAGCACTACAGAGAAACACGACAAAATAACGCATGGTTGAAAAACGGAAAGGAGCAAGATCATACGGTGACAGGGTCATAACTAGGAATGCAATCCAGCTGCAAAACCCAGAGTTACCTCAACAAATCTAGTGTGTTTCCATCCCAATCAGGGtatctgtggaaaaaaaaaactcattaaaataaaaaaagaaacaagatggTTCCTGCATTAAGACTGAAACAACGCAAGAAAGAAGAACAATTAAAACCACTTTGTAATCATTCAATAATGTGGGCATCTACTAAACAAATTTCAAATGTACATAACAGGTACATATGCACAATTTCTGTGATCTGTTTGTGTAGCACAAGAACAATTACTAAGAAGCCCAGTTTAAGTGGAGTGGATAGTTTTGAATCAGGGTGCCAAtccataaatgtatttttacatttttggcaTAGTGGCCTTTTAGACAGAAAAGGGGCagagagaaaagaggaaagacagGCAGCAAAGGTCCTAAGGTTGGGAATCTAATCCCAGACGGCTGCATCTAGGACTAATAGTCGGTGTATACAGAGCATCCGTTTTACTACCAAACAACAGGCGCCCCGCTAATCAAGatattttttaaagagattGGTACCAAAGTCTGTGGCAAAtattaaatggactgaacttaaatagcacttttccagtcataccaacCTCTCAAAGacttttacactagagccacattcacccaatcacacacaTTTATACCGAGGTACCGaccagtaggcaacttgagctTAATTGCCTTGCCAAGGGGCACATTGCCATGTGGAAGAAGCAAGATGGAATCAAACCCAAAACAAGACTCAGCGTTTTGACTAAGTCAGACGCACCAGCAGCGGGCCATGGATCACTGTTTCAGCCAATTACTTTAAAACATCTTATTTTTGTATGCCTAGCCTGCAAAACATTACAAGAAGTTGTGCGAGTTTTCCTACTGTAAGGTTTTTACACCGGAGCTGATGGTGAGAGACTGCTACACCTTCCGGTCCATGTCATACGAGCTGCTCCGAGCCCTGAGCCCAAACATCCTCAGCTATTTGAGAGACAGCTCCTGTACAACTATTGATTAAACTTTACCACATTTAAAGTAGAGtcaaggtttgttttttttctgtacatgAATAATTGCAATGGCACGGAAAATATGACATAGGCAAATTATCGAAAAGTCATATCAAAACCGCGCAAAAACAAACTGGTGTCTGCCAAACCCTTTAGCCAAAAAGCTCCTGATAAAAACATCATCAGCAAGAGCTAGAGGCGGGTTTTTACTTTAGCTGTACGTGTGAAGTCAAACTTATATTGGTATATGGGTACATTGCAAATCCGAAAATTATTCGAAGGAACGATTTTTGTCAGATTAaggcagggaaaaaaaaaaaaaaaaggcacaggCGCAGTGTTCTGATGTTATAACAATAATGTACTTGTGATATT
Proteins encoded:
- the LOC124880393 gene encoding zinc finger protein 638-like isoform X2, whose product is MNNVLGVGGRAATLTANSNTPAPCLPTKPPSPTAVAINLLNLLKIANTMYNPFAPGKQISPQGPYGVSSGQMERDPRRQLPHLGSGSSFSSSGNSSVNRGPTGGPLPSLLSLQVNYRPERNKITVDEDIDRCLDLNISRAREEVMQNPSRQSSQFTKAQRDTFPSSNTGMPSYLKSPATEVKRPFTVDSGSSSLDWLPICQRASEDESSEMYSSASSSFLGSGDGRFSTSSEGKHDMPSIPGLGDYDIKMPAKSAPPREAIRPKYTSESASNILLHFGLEKEDLEHLISYPEDQITPENLPYILSQIQLEKGKRASTAAQSKPYSEAQPIKLITSRGPMLNPGQLSSTVLKPSKVIDYGHTGKYTTGVGDEVGRAFGSSATTGLSGGLLHTDTFKTGGRVREPPQRGPTELKTGSYVSSHGQMSSVSSVDSLRSSVAPSSSDPSKKFEVRTNQTSKSVFPSFGLLNKNTDLRQVQSKVPQTPQNQPEPARQASFNVHPFKPSCNLIRGAHPGRPGLVLIHRNDTRSSNQSNTQGQVSKVPEQTNKLPAQQPKQQQTQQHQAPPPQKQQLQMHQQPIQPLKQVQQPPPPKGLPAAMPAPSALIPVRPAPPIPAPGRMDTVPRVPPPVFKDLTSVAKMGPSKLLPTPAMMQDYAAATPRIFPHTCCLCMKECTDMKDWLSHQNTSLHLESCRRLRGRYPDWDGNTLDLLSAAGKGTQPSLTTVGQNLQNRHQKSIRETRSHSLSPHHQRGPEDRKEKQSSRSRSRSPQRHHASEGQRERRNSRSPLTYRHSRRSRSRSYDRPTSSRHRSRSRSYERRSPPRKREAKRSSPRRSYEHRSSPRRSDEKRSPRRSHERRSPAERSVPQCKRSRSADRLAKRLLETTAVQSLSKQSDLEAMVKTLAPALLAELAKMKSSSSSNTEKKTSSTKPTKAKTSCPKSGTSPSPNPVSAESLPPDKVRLSSVYTSLSRVDVFDAMEKFGRVRDVALFRSTLNAVVHFEKEEDAEKLKSVRSFQVKGLTVYVDKKMSTAAKKPQSPKEQKSASQQNSAKPQTTKSTPAGKLGAKNISKAKNVSTQHVAAEKSSTGGKSAVKSVEVNEEGSVVQKSPSPVKMPDAGDSKGKITNTKPADAPSRAAKVKDLAPEAETSSNTDKAETQPDKPTTSENQPVAAEAEGEESSLVPENTTKTVYTEETSEKKQVEEFVKADTVRIKVEDVEPGKPGPTEPMEVVSSAESKDQVVEASKPTVSHPAAGGKTPPKTFTDPPQTPQTSVKDSSQVQPIQESESPGDKLKTKTEHQESPRRTETKLEAILAVKPEGPTPAETKPTAGAGAAADVSSTTVWAKMEKQEQEEEIKSAQMETVTTPMLPTERSESTPQTPSPAVSAEPISSDSVKAGSTVSDKTAEKNDTEIVAFSDDSRKSSENAEKKRSPRAPVSTAEKQPTPAPSTSTTKCEGNAAELPHIDEDIFKAITTALREHRRRKGGKKIPEEEESATISKPTSAGVKKESTPLAKDDSKDEDNYLGRFDELDFNFGDFVTVDEISEEMDDTAVEDTSSSLEPNTRDKTERQGADVSSAARNTSTRSSKDCKSLASSKSAKGSASLSSTSVSANKQKHSSEPNNFETKTTSASGHTSTSTSSKSVEARASSDQKDQSNKRKPPITSSEPSSSVRSTRSSAAAIKSSVATQQAHKKDVKPTELAPAMSDHKGSAESCAANTVESELKIKTPEKNQPAEGQTLQIQNLKTDLKEQSIKDMKKSKAKEMKNDTDAKTTEKERGNKENIQILDSLNEKTDEQEHKEHKEEDQGRRTETQIPEPAQDQIIHQRGLQVVASPENDAACSDECHEMEMDESTKLQDSALEDQAATADDGDEGPTRMQVSEKDETKGTHSSEGSSVRGTPDKNQVTSQDTDQIQSSSGVAADVKQKEEILLSEKICETSKEVGQISSEVDQLLENNDGEDTLKVQKHVGPTDLLPKADDEPTEEEVYQVIDSLEDQPTTTEAEPETEKKDRKKGDATTSGDDRPTTHCRLRSRTSKGQDKEKSSKKQERTIEKHEETKEMKKEDEEKSHEDFEEMIYEVVDSIEDDSVQETSTTRTSGRKRSARGNKKDEKTSAPVKEPKKSDKEEEMFTVLDSVEEESPSDKPVVTRSTRGRKDKKVEETSKTREDKTSTRRRCTPARDSQEKDRDKTLKPDVSVPLKESTPTKKSDSRHMGEEETTYEVLDAVEEEIVQPTTQTPRRGRPRKDSKKQTADVKKVDSTSEVVEDEATYQILDSVEEEVDDNLAPIDLSESAGKLTISADDDITKEIVRSPLNEEEESPIYQIVDSLEEDQFQEEMMTETSMQKETETMGDTVANTDQILSGPSTAEPSEQTAGEAETLFRLADKPLELKEDPSALGSDTEKKGCTSKKDVRREDKSSLNEPDSFLGASEKILKSRKRNDTKENKNVLVNLDQVSEEEEDYPDDAAEEKELKKRQAAAKKKENDRAEKKSRERESRERRSQSSNSRGGSGKSTSQIEKKFQEDLEKVEVDTQDLVTLDEVGEDEAGEEAVTEAPAWDGEFTEELLQELVTLDEIDEEDEAKEEQEEGKTEAPPQSQETQSVDSLKPEPLSASTETALIEEKKNNDEETKEPSTSSKRKHYETREESGNFVTVDEVGEIEEEQKEVATTRGRARKRSRQTPVRTSARGKTVKEQHYGQDEENKTLTPASLDSSSSGDVQPDSQRIEDNNAEAVSTEHQPLPQGPDGHEVEELKEVEKQEHGVQVVDKRKQELTGPEAKRSRSQSPSVPGDIQLPPFNPKNPLGKEFVVPRSGFFCNLCSVFYFNESTAMDVHCSSQKHYDNLLKHYQRRQRKT